In one window of Candidatus Scalindua sp. DNA:
- a CDS encoding DEAD/DEAH box helicase yields MNFELNAIPMPNGALQLEWNEVSEPITKSQQLLQKEIHSRFKTDLKAFLLFLSFADKSIPLSPSLDYWRSFTGIFANKLAHLPDLETIRDAVTIPLDDENISEMLLRAPLMPGAEYLNAGFLKLVWSMLNTQFQYEISMYEGTVEDFIHTYSPDVHLVGRIYFHLVENKGRDYPFAFLATYSTTSDKQGKSKHLPLKSALTEYGADSEKLLELLSTVYLAAKESDLIADILDSGELFHPLAWDEKEAYHFLTEIPVYEKSGILCRIPNWWKSASSPFKVTIQLGGKEEPLLGMDAVLDFHVGLFVEDTPITEAEARKLLEETNGLAYIKGKWVSVDAEKLKTTLNAYENARKLMNEKDLTLHEALRLQLYSNNMLGLPEDDDSIEVSNGEWLEQVMEKLTNVNLIPPVSTGKTFKAQLRPYQEKGVNWLCFLHSIQFGACLADDMGLGKTVQILAFLHILKCKKQKKSNLLIIPASLIANWRNEIDRFAPELKYFIAHPEAQSKKKVAAKDEKSLNKLDLVITTYALVQKYEWLKTYSWNYVILDEAQAIKNPGTKQTRNIKKLNSNNRIVMTGTPIENRLSDLWSLFDFLNPGLLGNAKEFSEFAGNVKKTNSGYSRLKKIISPYILRRLKTDKTVISDLPDKVEMYTYAGLSKKQIVLYQNTVDELNRKLDILDGIQRRGLILASLTKFKQLCNHPDQFLGVGEYEEADSGKFSRLREICETIYEKREKVLIFTQFKEITVPLHLFLKTIFGREGLVFHGSTAVGKRKKIVEQFQGSEYIPYMVLSLKAGGIGLNLTEANHVIHFDRWWNPAVEDQATDRIFRIGQKKNVLVHKFITKGTIEEKINDMLREKAKLSSDVIQVAGESMLTEMGTNELMDLFKLTL; encoded by the coding sequence ATGAACTTTGAGTTGAACGCGATTCCCATGCCCAATGGGGCACTACAGTTGGAGTGGAATGAAGTATCCGAACCGATAACCAAAAGCCAGCAACTTCTTCAAAAAGAGATACACAGCCGTTTTAAGACTGATCTTAAAGCCTTTCTGTTATTCTTAAGCTTTGCGGACAAGTCAATACCACTCTCTCCCTCACTGGATTACTGGCGTTCTTTTACGGGAATATTTGCCAATAAACTGGCCCATCTACCGGATCTGGAAACAATTCGAGATGCGGTGACTATACCTCTGGATGATGAGAATATTAGCGAAATGCTACTCCGAGCGCCATTAATGCCTGGCGCTGAGTACTTAAACGCCGGATTTCTCAAGCTTGTCTGGTCGATGCTGAACACGCAGTTTCAATACGAAATAAGCATGTACGAGGGAACGGTTGAGGATTTTATTCATACCTATAGTCCGGACGTTCATCTTGTCGGGCGTATCTATTTTCATCTGGTGGAAAATAAAGGACGGGACTACCCGTTCGCCTTTCTGGCCACCTATTCAACAACGTCAGACAAGCAGGGCAAATCAAAACATCTACCATTAAAAAGCGCATTAACGGAATATGGTGCGGATAGTGAGAAGCTGCTGGAGCTACTCTCTACAGTCTACCTGGCTGCCAAAGAGAGCGACTTGATTGCGGATATTCTGGATTCCGGAGAACTTTTTCATCCACTTGCATGGGATGAAAAAGAGGCATATCATTTCTTAACGGAGATTCCTGTTTATGAAAAGTCCGGAATTTTGTGCCGTATTCCTAACTGGTGGAAATCTGCGTCATCACCGTTTAAGGTAACTATACAGCTTGGCGGAAAGGAAGAGCCTCTTTTGGGAATGGATGCTGTTTTGGATTTCCATGTTGGTTTGTTTGTAGAAGATACGCCTATTACAGAGGCGGAAGCAAGGAAGCTGCTGGAGGAGACAAATGGACTTGCATACATTAAGGGCAAATGGGTTTCAGTAGATGCTGAAAAGCTGAAAACAACTCTAAATGCTTATGAAAATGCCAGAAAGTTGATGAATGAAAAGGATCTTACCTTGCATGAAGCATTGCGACTGCAGTTATATTCAAACAACATGTTGGGACTCCCTGAGGATGACGATAGCATTGAGGTGTCAAATGGGGAATGGTTGGAGCAGGTAATGGAAAAATTGACAAACGTAAATCTGATTCCACCGGTAAGCACAGGAAAAACTTTCAAGGCACAGCTTCGGCCATATCAGGAAAAGGGAGTAAACTGGCTCTGCTTTTTACATTCGATTCAATTTGGGGCGTGTCTTGCGGACGATATGGGGCTGGGGAAAACAGTACAGATATTGGCCTTCCTGCATATTCTGAAGTGCAAAAAACAGAAAAAGTCTAACCTCCTGATAATTCCCGCTTCTCTCATTGCAAACTGGAGAAATGAGATAGACCGTTTTGCTCCCGAACTTAAATACTTTATTGCACACCCGGAAGCACAGAGCAAAAAGAAAGTTGCTGCAAAGGATGAAAAATCCTTGAACAAACTTGATCTGGTTATTACGACGTATGCATTGGTACAAAAGTATGAGTGGCTTAAGACGTATTCCTGGAACTACGTAATTCTGGATGAAGCACAGGCAATTAAAAATCCGGGGACAAAACAGACAAGGAACATAAAAAAACTCAATTCAAATAACAGAATTGTTATGACTGGGACTCCCATTGAAAACAGGCTGTCAGATTTATGGTCGTTGTTTGATTTTCTTAACCCCGGCCTGCTCGGGAATGCAAAAGAGTTCAGCGAATTTGCCGGTAATGTGAAAAAAACGAATAGTGGCTATTCCCGGCTCAAAAAAATAATCAGCCCATATATTTTAAGAAGGTTGAAAACAGACAAGACTGTTATATCGGATTTACCGGACAAGGTTGAAATGTATACGTATGCGGGATTAAGCAAAAAGCAGATAGTGTTATATCAAAACACAGTAGATGAATTAAACAGAAAGCTGGATATCCTGGATGGTATACAGAGAAGAGGGCTTATATTGGCATCTTTAACAAAATTTAAGCAGCTTTGCAATCACCCGGATCAGTTCCTTGGTGTGGGAGAATACGAAGAGGCCGATAGTGGAAAATTTTCAAGGTTACGTGAGATCTGCGAAACAATATATGAAAAACGGGAGAAAGTTTTGATATTCACACAGTTTAAAGAGATAACCGTACCTTTGCATCTATTCCTGAAAACTATATTCGGAAGGGAGGGGCTGGTGTTTCATGGAAGTACCGCTGTGGGAAAGCGGAAGAAAATTGTAGAACAGTTTCAAGGCAGCGAATATATTCCATATATGGTATTATCACTGAAAGCCGGTGGAATAGGATTGAATCTGACGGAGGCGAACCACGTGATCCATTTTGATAGATGGTGGAATCCTGCAGTTGAGGACCAGGCGACAGACAGGATCTTCCGGATCGGCCAGAAAAAAAACGTCCTCGTGCATAAATTCATTACAAAGGGGACCATCGAGGAGAAAATCAATGATATGCTCCGCGAAAAGGCGAAATTGTCATCAGACGTAATACAGGTTGCCGGTGAATCGATGCTCACTGAAATGGGCACTAATGAACTTATGGATCTTTTCAAATTAACTTTATGA
- a CDS encoding YtxH domain-containing protein, which yields MYGKNRDNEESKWEEYNPGIPDDRVKKGLKEISNKSSILSNLIKEWQSSNKKTSKQTYNDKLKIEKIRWRNPRFYKNADNDDSRELTPIVIEIQINETNNADNDSSSDTSPKHLPHYRAYYLVRYPKQANVSSEHQPVNSSIPPVRVYALNGTSSPIHEVNKKEGGIVLDHAEEYLDFFTTFVAGENGPFRIIQELDDISWVEWDENHEYFYSNLNERVKNDLKTDDDDRRGMTLKFGNLKESLSEIIEIRKGIQKPTIKNVTQLVCGNGSEQESEKPENSKNIKDLLGQANNTVSKPNDKDNGKKVKEDTKARYECYVVLIQYGWNFYSAFMKINQGGFVEMLYDKPLKSYTYPLPIGKWGFNDKLSLDFGLTLVLEEFAKEFVSDFLKEALVPPIPALSKVDYEPIKYDAEWLSRERYLAVRPRQYEGIFNYRGQTIFYPIVLEGVKFLDDVYLDDAIMEKSIKFIQCEFLGQVFLRNAAIGGDLIFYWCRFWGLPSTEDPSKVKFGYDKTIALFLDGISIDGELRIERSYVYGSIAMRSAQVCGRTHFNGTRLTPLYDENLVDDKNKILVSDRFKNHRYCVALDIRYSHFKGGLDLSAWFKSVLKRGEFKAGEDEDSRPTVVLGAVRGDSCQIRGPLFLSGLITTSLNPELFKTDSEVLFQDVTFDNARIEGGVVLWAQGDRPTEPFYHMRTFIGGNISFHLAKVTGNLDLRGIWVENDISCKLLESSGDIMLQNYLQVTMDYWTDAFQKCWHNKLNGKLWLNLPLVTLVESKQPGKTQVQFRFAQFGRTHVMGSVILNEARVRGKVYLNGAYIGGNARFEAGEYGAICCTPTISPSMAEKVRDYWCPDESCENLVSNDNDEKPEFANYIIRNKATIKRDSLLRENQEDTKILSKKQTPQGLLLQRTKASKLIIRDSVIKACIDLTGLWLDDKCEGTETNRKPNAFEIYGELRKWAKELWYKKKPFEDELLRLESEREQRITIENTNIKGSLLLFNQDYLREFADGIDVYSNNLEMYCYKKLLNKKKISREEIELFLQEQIDDWAETIWVNGDVRIENSIIDGEVNFSGMTASGTLSIRDIDTNSDVVCYSCTSEAPESERKHDLFAFARKIDFEMLRCGGDLKLTGLTTPGDVSGQNMLIKGHTELLRKPDDINKIDTSIVITLDSVSNWGVLLRLYRDISSFTKKEGFLRKKIKFCYLLYYFIFNYPIKDLFSPFKGIAAVWVEAKSICRLLIMILRYAEDLTKLRYDEALTNRRATSKTIDCEELREDIVTALNAFKDNLLLYKDEVVDKGINISPKVQEELNKCKDILDDSGKLKKSVDSLSNSEKENILMLNIAILKVLFPQNLKRNNIRRLFFVGGKLDFTGSKFSQLSIATNNANSEERVWILERADIQHLDIWIPKGEYNSKESIMPARIDFRGVNFTRITVDNDEHEHSSLEKILKQTEPFTMEPYASVEKLLRMQGRKGEANNIYISMQNRWLNKVYRRKKGPIRYYIYGLLFGWSTGFGIGTIRLFGFALLLLFTSFFLVSSQLSNWEDIKDEPIQHISIFQSLTKAIEISIPIVQIAGMQNYDDQRLRNQPPTKTGLSISQEIGNEKAILSWPISLPPSFVALLLSILGWIIWSFIVLSMTGYLKRE from the coding sequence ATGTACGGAAAAAATCGAGACAACGAAGAGAGTAAATGGGAAGAGTATAATCCAGGAATTCCAGACGATCGAGTTAAAAAGGGCTTGAAAGAAATTTCCAATAAAAGTTCGATTTTATCAAACCTCATTAAAGAGTGGCAATCGTCTAATAAAAAAACCTCCAAGCAAACTTACAATGATAAGTTGAAGATTGAAAAGATTCGATGGCGTAATCCAAGATTCTATAAGAATGCGGACAATGATGATTCGCGCGAACTAACACCTATTGTTATTGAAATCCAGATTAATGAGACTAATAACGCCGACAACGATAGCAGTTCAGATACTTCTCCGAAACATCTACCCCATTACCGAGCCTACTACCTTGTCCGTTATCCTAAACAGGCGAATGTTTCATCAGAACACCAACCGGTAAATTCTTCGATACCACCAGTAAGAGTATATGCGCTCAATGGTACAAGCTCGCCCATCCATGAAGTAAATAAAAAAGAGGGTGGCATTGTTCTTGATCACGCAGAGGAATATTTAGATTTTTTCACCACCTTTGTCGCCGGCGAAAATGGTCCGTTCCGTATCATTCAAGAACTTGATGATATCTCGTGGGTTGAATGGGATGAAAACCATGAATACTTCTACTCGAATCTCAATGAAAGAGTAAAAAATGATTTAAAAACGGACGACGATGATAGACGGGGGATGACTCTTAAATTTGGCAACCTCAAAGAGTCCCTTAGCGAAATTATTGAGATACGTAAGGGTATTCAAAAACCAACAATAAAGAATGTGACTCAACTTGTATGCGGCAATGGCAGTGAACAGGAATCTGAGAAACCTGAAAACTCTAAGAACATAAAGGATCTTCTTGGCCAGGCTAATAACACAGTTAGCAAACCAAATGACAAAGACAATGGTAAGAAGGTCAAGGAGGATACAAAAGCACGTTATGAGTGTTATGTTGTACTCATTCAGTATGGATGGAATTTCTACTCTGCATTTATGAAGATCAATCAAGGCGGCTTCGTAGAAATGCTGTATGATAAACCCCTAAAGTCTTACACCTATCCTTTACCTATCGGAAAATGGGGGTTCAACGACAAGCTTAGTCTCGACTTTGGTCTGACTCTGGTACTTGAAGAATTTGCTAAAGAATTTGTGTCTGATTTCCTGAAAGAGGCTCTTGTCCCTCCAATTCCTGCACTTTCCAAAGTTGATTACGAACCGATAAAGTATGATGCCGAGTGGCTTAGCCGTGAGCGGTATCTAGCTGTTCGTCCTAGGCAGTATGAAGGTATTTTCAACTACCGAGGTCAAACCATTTTTTACCCAATTGTATTGGAGGGAGTTAAGTTTCTTGATGACGTGTATCTGGATGACGCAATCATGGAGAAGAGCATCAAATTTATTCAATGCGAATTTCTCGGGCAGGTTTTTCTCCGAAATGCTGCTATCGGCGGAGATCTCATTTTTTATTGGTGTCGCTTCTGGGGACTTCCATCAACCGAAGATCCTTCTAAAGTGAAATTCGGTTATGATAAAACCATTGCCCTCTTTCTTGATGGTATTAGCATTGATGGAGAGTTGCGGATCGAACGATCATATGTCTATGGCTCCATCGCCATGCGAAGTGCTCAGGTTTGTGGGCGCACCCATTTTAACGGAACACGCCTCACTCCTTTATATGACGAAAACTTAGTTGATGATAAGAATAAAATTCTTGTAAGCGACCGTTTTAAGAATCATCGTTACTGCGTAGCGCTAGACATACGCTACAGCCACTTCAAAGGTGGACTAGACCTGTCAGCTTGGTTTAAGTCTGTGCTGAAGCGTGGCGAGTTTAAAGCTGGAGAAGATGAGGATTCGCGTCCTACAGTTGTGCTCGGTGCAGTACGTGGTGACTCCTGCCAGATCAGAGGTCCTCTATTTCTCAGCGGCCTCATAACCACAAGTCTTAACCCGGAACTGTTTAAAACCGATTCGGAAGTACTCTTTCAAGACGTTACATTTGATAATGCAAGGATAGAAGGAGGTGTGGTCCTCTGGGCGCAGGGTGATCGACCAACCGAACCATTTTATCACATGCGCACATTTATTGGCGGTAATATCAGTTTCCACTTGGCAAAGGTCACGGGTAATCTCGATCTCCGTGGGATATGGGTTGAGAATGATATTAGCTGCAAGTTGCTGGAATCTAGTGGTGATATTATGCTTCAGAACTATCTACAAGTTACGATGGATTATTGGACCGATGCCTTTCAAAAGTGCTGGCATAATAAACTAAATGGAAAATTATGGCTCAATCTTCCGCTTGTCACTCTAGTGGAGAGTAAACAACCTGGGAAGACACAGGTTCAATTCAGGTTTGCACAATTTGGAAGGACACATGTTATGGGCTCTGTCATTCTGAATGAAGCACGGGTAAGAGGGAAAGTCTATCTGAATGGAGCATATATCGGTGGCAATGCCCGGTTTGAAGCCGGTGAATATGGTGCCATATGCTGCACTCCCACAATTAGCCCTTCCATGGCTGAAAAAGTCCGTGACTATTGGTGTCCAGACGAAAGTTGCGAAAATTTGGTAAGCAATGATAATGACGAGAAACCGGAATTCGCTAATTACATAATAAGAAATAAAGCAACGATCAAAAGGGATTCCCTATTACGTGAAAACCAAGAAGATACAAAAATTTTATCGAAAAAACAAACTCCTCAAGGTCTTTTACTTCAGCGCACAAAGGCTTCTAAGCTCATCATTCGGGACTCAGTAATAAAGGCGTGTATCGATCTTACCGGTCTTTGGCTGGATGATAAGTGTGAGGGTACTGAAACTAACCGTAAGCCTAATGCGTTTGAAATTTATGGCGAACTCCGTAAGTGGGCAAAAGAGCTGTGGTATAAAAAAAAACCTTTTGAGGATGAATTGCTCCGTCTAGAGAGTGAGCGTGAGCAGAGAATCACTATAGAAAATACTAATATAAAGGGATCTCTTTTATTATTCAATCAGGATTACCTTAGAGAGTTTGCCGATGGTATAGACGTATATTCTAATAATTTAGAGATGTATTGTTATAAAAAGCTTCTTAACAAAAAGAAGATATCAAGAGAAGAGATAGAACTGTTCCTGCAGGAACAGATAGATGACTGGGCTGAAACAATCTGGGTCAATGGTGATGTCCGTATCGAGAACTCTATCATTGACGGAGAGGTAAATTTCAGTGGTATGACTGCTAGCGGCACACTTTCTATTCGGGATATTGATACTAACAGTGATGTGGTCTGTTACAGCTGTACGAGTGAGGCGCCAGAATCAGAAAGGAAACACGATTTATTTGCATTCGCACGGAAGATTGACTTTGAGATGCTCCGATGTGGTGGAGACCTGAAACTGACCGGCCTTACGACACCGGGTGATGTTTCAGGACAAAATATGTTGATCAAGGGTCATACTGAACTGTTACGAAAACCGGATGATATTAATAAAATCGACACCTCAATAGTAATAACTTTAGATAGTGTCTCTAATTGGGGTGTCTTATTAAGACTTTATAGAGACATTTCCTCTTTTACGAAAAAAGAGGGCTTTCTACGAAAAAAAATTAAATTTTGTTATCTTTTGTACTATTTCATCTTTAATTATCCTATTAAGGATCTGTTTTCACCGTTCAAGGGGATCGCAGCTGTATGGGTTGAAGCGAAAAGTATCTGTAGACTGTTAATTATGATATTAAGATATGCTGAAGATTTAACGAAATTAAGATATGATGAAGCTTTAACGAACAGAAGAGCGACCTCTAAAACAATAGATTGTGAAGAATTGCGGGAAGACATCGTTACTGCGTTGAACGCTTTTAAGGACAACTTATTATTGTATAAAGATGAAGTTGTTGATAAAGGAATCAATATTTCTCCTAAGGTGCAAGAGGAACTTAATAAGTGCAAGGATATATTAGATGACTCTGGAAAATTGAAAAAGTCTGTTGATAGCTTATCAAATTCAGAAAAAGAAAACATACTAATGTTAAATATTGCAATTTTAAAGGTTCTTTTCCCTCAGAATTTAAAACGAAACAATATTCGTCGGTTATTTTTTGTTGGTGGCAAGCTAGACTTTACAGGCTCAAAATTTTCTCAGTTAAGTATTGCCACTAATAATGCTAATTCTGAAGAGAGGGTGTGGATTCTTGAGAGGGCAGACATACAGCATCTTGATATATGGATACCCAAAGGAGAGTATAACTCAAAAGAGAGCATCATGCCTGCCAGGATTGACTTTCGGGGTGTAAACTTCACTCGCATTACCGTTGACAATGACGAACACGAGCACAGTTCGTTAGAAAAGATACTTAAGCAAACAGAACCATTCACAATGGAACCCTATGCTTCGGTGGAAAAACTGTTACGCATGCAGGGTCGAAAGGGTGAGGCAAATAATATATATATAAGTATGCAAAATCGGTGGTTAAATAAAGTATATCGAAGAAAAAAGGGTCCAATTCGTTATTATATCTATGGGCTACTCTTTGGCTGGTCCACCGGATTTGGAATTGGCACGATCCGACTTTTTGGGTTTGCCCTCCTCCTTTTATTTACGAGTTTTTTTCTTGTCTCCTCACAACTATCAAACTGGGAGGACATAAAGGATGAACCAATTCAACACATTAGCATCTTTCAATCCTTAACAAAAGCGATCGAAATTAGTATACCAATAGTTCAGATTGCAGGGATGCAAAATTATGATGATCAGAGACTTCGGAATCAACCTCCAACCAAAACAGGTTTGAGTATCAGCCAGGAAATTGGCAATGAAAAAGCAATCTTGAGCTGGCCGATCTCTTTACCACCAAGCTTTGTCGCGTTACTTCTCAGTATTTTAGGCTGGATTATCTGGTCATTCATTGTACTGTCAATGACAGGTTACTTGAAGCGAGAATGA
- the lpdA gene encoding dihydrolipoyl dehydrogenase, whose product MYDAVIIGAGPGGYSCATEISGLGGRAVIIEKERVGGACTNYGCIPTKALISSAALIEDLVHSSRKGIDASFTINFEKIIKRKNSIVHALVRGIELNIKNKGIDFLQGEACIVSQNKVRVGSQEIEARNIVVATGSEPIRIASGDNIMTSREILELNSVPERLVIIGGGVIGLEFAMIFQILGSRVTIIEAKNRILPDLDRDLSSEIERIVKRKGVTILAGKKVQFNHEITVDGQEVHFDKILVSVGRKPYLPELSGIDYGKVNGKMQTEVDTIYAVGDVTGKNQLAHVATMQGVVAAHNIMGGERTMVYDCIPNCIYTLPEIASVGVSETEEHDVYKADYAANAKARCADKLYGFIKIVVDKKSRRIKGAHIIGENATDLIATAVTMIQKKMGLEDLKEVIFPHPTFSELFIEALK is encoded by the coding sequence ATGTATGATGCAGTCATAATCGGTGCTGGTCCGGGTGGATATTCGTGTGCAACTGAGATATCAGGTCTGGGTGGTAGAGCGGTCATCATTGAAAAAGAGAGGGTAGGAGGTGCTTGTACAAACTACGGTTGTATCCCTACAAAGGCCTTAATCAGTTCAGCAGCCCTCATTGAAGACCTTGTGCACAGCTCGAGAAAGGGGATTGATGCATCCTTTACAATCAATTTCGAGAAGATTATAAAAAGGAAAAACAGTATTGTTCATGCACTCGTCAGAGGAATTGAATTAAACATAAAAAATAAGGGGATAGATTTTCTCCAGGGGGAAGCCTGCATCGTTTCTCAAAACAAGGTTCGGGTAGGCAGTCAGGAGATTGAGGCGAGGAACATTGTCGTTGCAACCGGAAGTGAGCCAATCAGAATTGCTTCAGGAGACAACATTATGACAAGCAGGGAAATTCTCGAACTGAACTCTGTTCCGGAAAGATTAGTTATCATAGGAGGCGGCGTAATAGGACTTGAATTTGCGATGATTTTCCAAATCCTTGGCAGCCGTGTTACCATAATCGAGGCGAAGAACAGGATACTTCCTGACCTGGACAGAGATCTTTCTTCTGAAATTGAGAGGATTGTAAAACGAAAAGGTGTTACCATACTAGCGGGAAAGAAGGTGCAGTTTAACCATGAAATCACTGTTGATGGTCAAGAGGTCCACTTTGACAAAATCCTTGTTTCTGTCGGAAGGAAACCATATCTGCCGGAATTGAGCGGGATAGATTATGGTAAGGTAAATGGAAAGATGCAGACGGAGGTTGATACCATTTATGCTGTCGGCGATGTGACAGGAAAGAATCAATTGGCCCACGTGGCAACTATGCAGGGTGTCGTTGCCGCACATAATATCATGGGGGGAGAGAGGACAATGGTTTACGACTGCATCCCAAATTGTATCTACACGCTGCCGGAGATTGCGTCAGTTGGAGTGTCAGAGACGGAAGAGCATGACGTATATAAGGCTGATTATGCAGCAAATGCCAAAGCCAGATGTGCTGATAAATTATATGGGTTTATAAAGATAGTGGTTGACAAAAAAAGCAGGCGGATAAAGGGTGCGCACATTATTGGTGAAAATGCAACCGACTTAATTGCAACCGCCGTTACGATGATACAGAAAAAGATGGGACTGGAAGACTTGAAAGAGGTGATATTCCCGCATCCGACGTTTAGTGAGTTGTTCATTGAAGCACTCAAATAG
- a CDS encoding lipoate--protein ligase family protein, with translation MLKSKHICTLISKTLSPLRLCGEFLRQEEIITIRIPQSEIRMIDCIDTGFDNAYMNMAIDEVLLASNVPLLRLYQWEPAAVSIGRFQDLSDIDREFCNENEVDIVRRITGGKTVLHEKELTYTFIIDKGMMPRSIVDSYNIISSAIILGLQLLGLDPEMNKEVMVNKQNPVCFQEPSFNEIVIDRKKIVGSAQTRVRGRLLQHGSILTGIDIQKLSNCFIQKPEVHELSKRIAYIDISEELLKSATTDGFSRFFDTPLNKRDLSSKELSAARVLAREKYRSREWIERCQHV, from the coding sequence GTGCTGAAATCGAAGCACATCTGCACCTTAATCAGTAAAACTTTGAGCCCTTTGCGTCTTTGCGGTGAATTCTTACGACAGGAAGAGATCATAACAATCCGAATTCCGCAATCCGAAATAAGAATGATTGATTGTATTGATACAGGTTTTGATAACGCCTATATGAATATGGCAATCGATGAAGTTCTGCTTGCATCGAATGTCCCCCTTCTCAGGCTTTATCAATGGGAGCCCGCAGCGGTATCGATTGGCAGGTTTCAGGATCTTTCTGATATAGACAGAGAATTCTGTAATGAGAACGAGGTTGATATCGTCCGGAGAATTACGGGAGGAAAGACTGTTTTACACGAAAAAGAACTCACCTACACTTTTATTATTGACAAAGGCATGATGCCGAGATCTATTGTTGATTCATACAATATTATCAGCAGTGCTATTATTCTCGGACTACAGCTTTTAGGTTTAGATCCTGAAATGAACAAAGAGGTGATGGTGAACAAACAGAATCCCGTCTGCTTTCAGGAACCATCCTTCAATGAAATCGTAATTGACCGGAAGAAGATTGTTGGTAGTGCCCAGACAAGAGTGCGAGGGAGGCTTCTCCAGCATGGTTCAATCCTGACCGGCATCGATATACAAAAACTCTCAAATTGTTTTATACAAAAACCAGAAGTTCATGAGCTGAGTAAGAGGATCGCCTACATTGATATCTCAGAAGAACTCTTAAAGAGTGCTACAACGGATGGATTTTCCAGATTTTTCGATACACCTTTAAACAAAAGGGATTTAAGCAGTAAGGAGCTTTCTGCGGCTCGAGTATTAGCAAGGGAAAAATATAGATCGAGGGAATGGATAGAGAGATGCCAACATGTATGA
- the lipA gene encoding lipoyl synthase: MRRRNFPDWLKVRIPSGENYRYIRSLLHKYKVKTVCEEAKCPNIAECYGRGVATFLIMGGTCTRRCLYCNVPAGTPGELDGDEPQKISKVVQSLNLNYVVITSVTRDDLPDLGAGRFYETVVEIRKRRPECRIEILTPDFQGQREFLKKVLDSSPYIFNHNIEVVRKLFPQVRPDGSYERSLRVLQQAKRWIPIIKSGLIVGLGETKDQIVETLHDLRNAGVDIITIGQYLRPRRDLSEVKKFYTNDEFDKMRVEALKMGFTHVISGPLVRSSYRADSQIVHRFKGSG; this comes from the coding sequence ATGAGGCGTAGAAATTTTCCTGATTGGCTTAAAGTCCGAATACCATCCGGAGAAAATTACCGCTACATAAGATCTCTATTACATAAGTATAAGGTAAAGACGGTATGTGAGGAGGCAAAGTGTCCCAATATAGCCGAATGCTATGGAAGGGGTGTTGCCACATTTCTGATTATGGGAGGCACATGTACCAGGCGGTGCCTTTACTGTAATGTTCCTGCCGGTACCCCGGGAGAGTTGGATGGCGATGAACCTCAAAAAATATCGAAGGTTGTTCAAAGTCTTAATTTAAACTATGTGGTTATAACGTCCGTAACGAGAGATGATCTTCCTGACCTTGGTGCAGGGCGATTTTATGAGACAGTGGTCGAGATCAGAAAACGAAGACCTGAATGCAGAATAGAGATCCTGACACCAGACTTTCAGGGGCAGCGAGAATTTTTAAAAAAGGTTCTTGACTCATCTCCTTATATATTCAATCACAACATTGAGGTAGTACGAAAACTTTTTCCGCAGGTAAGACCAGACGGGAGTTACGAACGCTCTTTAAGGGTATTACAACAGGCAAAAAGATGGATTCCAATCATTAAATCAGGACTGATCGTAGGGCTTGGTGAAACAAAAGATCAAATAGTGGAAACACTACATGACTTAAGAAATGCGGGTGTCGATATTATTACTATTGGTCAGTATCTCCGGCCGAGAAGGGATTTGTCTGAAGTCAAAAAATTTTACACAAATGATGAGTTTGACAAAATGAGAGTCGAAGCGTTAAAAATGGGTTTTACCCATGTTATTTCCGGACCTCTTGTGAGAAGTAGTTACCGTGCTGATAGCCAAATCGTTCACCGTTTCAAAGGCTCAGGGTGA